One window of the Clostridium sp. MB40-C1 genome contains the following:
- a CDS encoding thioesterase II family protein, whose amino-acid sequence MPYIIKRKGKRFYEEFYESLHEAIDDIFDNIKNKLYEDDYAIYGHSMGSLLAYELYYKIKENGLKEPRHIFFSGYGAPNIKEMNDDIYTLPNNEFIAKIIELGGTPKEVAENKELLEIFIPILRSDFKLLNNYIYTHRNDKIECNVSILNGREDDITINEIVNWKLLTSAEFNIYNFEGNHFFINDNIENIVKIINNTLIKK is encoded by the coding sequence ATGCCCTATATCATTAAAAGGAAGGGGAAAAGATTTTACGAAGAATTTTATGAAAGTTTACATGAAGCAATTGATGATATCTTTGATAATATTAAAAATAAATTATATGAGGATGACTATGCAATATATGGACATAGTATGGGAAGTCTTTTAGCATATGAACTATATTATAAAATTAAAGAGAATGGCTTAAAAGAGCCTAGGCATATATTTTTTTCAGGATATGGCGCTCCCAATATAAAAGAAATGAATGATGATATTTATACATTACCAAACAATGAGTTTATTGCTAAAATCATAGAATTAGGAGGTACTCCAAAAGAAGTAGCTGAAAATAAAGAGTTATTAGAGATATTTATTCCAATACTTCGTAGTGATTTTAAATTATTAAATAATTATATTTATACTCATAGAAATGATAAAATTGAATGCAATGTTTCTATTTTAAATGGAAGAGAAGATGATATCACTATAAATGAAATAGTTAATTGGAAATTACTCACAAGTGCTGAATTTAATATTTATAATTTTGAGGGTAACCATTTCTTTATAAATGATAATATTGAAAATATAGTTAAAATAATAAATAATACACTAATTAAAAAATAA